The following DNA comes from Methanosarcina vacuolata Z-761.
ATTCCAATAATTCCAATAATTCCAATAATTCCAATAATTCCAATAATTCCAATAATTCCAATAATTCCAATAATTCCAATAATTCCAATAATTCCAATAATTCCAATAATTCCAATAATTCCAATAATTCCAATCCTGGGCAGGCTTCCGGTTCAGAGCCAGATAAGCCTATTTACCAATGGGATGGATTAGGTTGTCCTGCAGCAGGGATTTGCCTTGAGCAGGTTAGCAACTGCACAATTGAGAATAACACGTTTTTCGGAAACCAGTACGGGGTTTATCTGCAGGACTCCAAGAACAGTACAGTCTTGAAGAATACTTTTTTCCGCAACGGCATCTGGCTTGATGAAGGGTGCGGCAAAAACCTGCTGATAAATAATTCTATTGAAGAGAGTAAATTCATTATTGGGGCTAACTGCTGGGACAATATAATGTTCCAGAATCGGGTTTCAAACGGTGAAGGAATAAGTATTGCCTGCTGTGGCGGAAACAATCTCGTCTCAAGGAATGAAATCGTAAACTGCAGTAATGGAATTGACATCTATGACGTTCAGGCAAGGACCGTTCTACGTGACAACATTATTATAGGCTGCGAGAAAGGGATTTATCTAACTTTTGTCTTCGATTCCAGAGTTTATAATAATACTATCTCAAACGGGACCACAGGCATTTTTCTAAGAGAGGACTGCCACGATAATGAGCTGTCTAACAATACAATAACAGCGAGTAACGAATCTGGCATTTACTTGCTGGACTACAGTGCAGATAACCGCATTTATAACAACTACTTCAATAATAGCATAAATGTTAAAGCCGAGAATACTAAAGGAAATATCTGGAATACGACACAGTCGCCAGGGACAAACATCGTAGGAGGACCAAACCTGGGAGGAAATTTCTGGGCAGATCCGGAAGGAACCGGCTTCTCTCAGGTCTCAAATGATTCAAACTCGGATGGTATCTGCGATTTGCCATTCCAGATTAATGGAAGCGATTTTGATTATCTTCCACTTGCCAGACCTCCTTTCGTAACCGGCGTGGATCTTGAAGTCACAATCAGAATTCCTGAACCAAAATAATGCCATGGACATTTCCATTGAAATTTACAGAGAGACCCCTAATTTAGGAACCATGATCTTCAGGCGGTCAACAGACAGTAGTTCCGAATAACCAAAGTTCTGAATAACCAAAGTTCTGAATAACCAAAGTTCTGAATAACCAAAGTTCAGAATAACCAAAGTTCCAAATAACCAAAGTTCCGAAGCTCGCAGGTGTCATTCCGGATTGAGACCGTCTTTTGTAATATGTATCTGTGCACATACACAGAAATAAAGTTTTATCGCTTGCCTATGTTCAAGCAATTCCCTTTACCCCTCTTTTCTGTATAATAAACCATGCTGCAAACACCAGAGCTCCGCAGCCTACAGCAGTGGTTCCGAGCACAGGGATCTTATCCGCCCATTCCAGAGAGATGAACCACATACTCACAGCTCCAAAGGTGAAATACGTGAAAATCAGCAGGGAAGAAGCTGAACCTATATCCCGGTCAACCTGTTCCAGCACAAGGTTATTGCTGGGAGGACGGCTTAAACCCAGGGAAAACGAAACCATAAACATGGGAAGAGCAAAGCTCCAGGGACCATGTTGTCCCATAAAAAGCAGGAAAATACCACCCAGGAAAACTCCCGCAAATGCGATTGTCATCAAGTGCTTTGAATTCACCCTTCTTGTTAACCGAAGGCAAGAGAAGGCCCCACTCATAATGGCAAGGGCATTGAAGGCAAAAAAGTAGCTGTATTTTTGCTCGCTAAGGCCAAACTCGTTAATATAGATGGCAGAAGAACCTGCAATGAAACTAAACAATGGGAAAAAACTGACTGACATGACTAGAACCATGATCATATACGAGGGATTGAGCAGCAATCTGCCGTAGGTATTCATGACCTGAGATAAAGGAGCTTCAGATTCTTCTGGCAGTGTTTCAGGAAAACGGAGAACGCCAAACATTGCGATAATTCCCATGAATGCCTCCATTAAGAATATCCAGTGCCAGGACAGATACAGAAGGATCCACCCGCCAATGATCGGAGCAAGCATGGGAGCAAGGCCCATGATTACAGCAATATATGCAAGAATTCTTTCCCTTTCCGGACCTACGAAAATGTCTTTAGTCATTGCCATGGATATAGAGGAACCGGCAGCAGCTCCTGCAGCTTGCAGTATGCGAGTACCTATCAGCATGGGTGCACCGGACACAAAAGCACCTAGCAGGCTTGTTACGATGTACACTGCAAGCCCTACAAGGAGAGGACGTCGACGTCCATAACGGTCAGAAATCGGGCCGTAGAAGAGAAGGAAAAGCCCATAGGTCACAAAGAAAAAAAC
Coding sequences within:
- a CDS encoding right-handed parallel beta-helix repeat-containing protein, which codes for MENNTFFGNQYGVYLQDSKNSTVLKNTFFRNGIWLDEGCGKNLLINNSIEESKFIIGANCWDNIMFQNRVSNGEGISIACCGGNNLVSRNEIVNCSNGIDIYDVQARTVLRDNIIIGCEKGIYLTFVFDSRVYNNTISNGTTGIFLREDCHDNELSNNTITASNESGIYLLDYSADNRIYNNYFNNSINVKAENTKGNIWNTTQSPGTNIVGGPNLGGNFWADPEGTGFSQVSNDSNSDGICDLPFQINGSDFDYLPLARPPFVTGVDLEVTIRIPEPK
- a CDS encoding multidrug effflux MFS transporter produces the protein MTVPLLALLSAFPPLTTDMILPALPSLAKSWNVSLSLINLNLVFFFVTYGLFLLFYGPISDRYGRRRPLLVGLAVYIVTSLLGAFVSGAPMLIGTRILQAAGAAAGSSISMAMTKDIFVGPERERILAYIAVIMGLAPMLAPIIGGWILLYLSWHWIFLMEAFMGIIAMFGVLRFPETLPEESEAPLSQVMNTYGRLLLNPSYMIMVLVMSVSFFPLFSFIAGSSAIYINEFGLSEQKYSYFFAFNALAIMSGAFSCLRLTRRVNSKHLMTIAFAGVFLGGIFLLFMGQHGPWSFALPMFMVSFSLGLSRPPSNNLVLEQVDRDIGSASSLLIFTYFTFGAVSMWFISLEWADKIPVLGTTAVGCGALVFAAWFIIQKRGVKGIA